Proteins found in one Pieris napi chromosome 11, ilPieNapi1.2, whole genome shotgun sequence genomic segment:
- the LOC125053799 gene encoding uncharacterized protein LOC125053799, which produces MPLNAIGWTSEENIALIELVKPHTFLYNLLDPSRKNILARVSTWQEIAQALLKPVEECKKRWRGLRDSYMRCKRLGTMHKTKTNINEKLQFLDSLPIDGTPSDSEGRFEEVNIDDINDASEICTEQQVITDNQEYYEITLVDGPKHEDSKNLIKILPKTEMKFQQILNSEEPPRKIGRKNSGRKKSMPMPRNLTPVKILPKPIITSQPKLVRYIEEPKTPEQRSQVIDKLIEKIFKENTNEIDVFFKSMAASVKKLQPNLIPKVKMEVCNVIAKYEMQSFEKNVQNN; this is translated from the exons ATGCCATTAAATGCAATTGGATGGACATCCGAAGAAAATATTGCTCTCATTGAATTGGTGAAGCCTCATACTTTTCTCTACAATCTTCTTGACCCGtcacgtaaaaatattttggctCGAGTATCAACTTGGCAAGAAATAGCTCAAGCATTATTAAAACCAG TTGAAGAGTGCAAAAAGCGGTGGCGCGGTCTTCGAGATAGCTATATGAGGTGTAAACGTTTGGGTACAAtgcataaaacaaaaacaaatataaatgaaaaactgCAATTCCTTGATTCATTGCCAATTGATGGGACTCCTAGTGATTCCGAGGGGAGATTTGAGGAAGTGAACATTGATGACATAAATGATGCATCAGAGATATGTACGGAACAGCAAGTTATTACAGACAATCAAGAATATTATGAG ATCACACTTGTGGATGGGCCGAAACATGAAGattctaaaaatttaattaaaattcttccAAAAACAGAAATGAAATTCCAACAAATATTGAATTCAGAGGAGCCTCCTCGAAAAATAGGAAGAAAGAATTCTGGTAGAAAAAAATCTATGCCAATGCCTAGAAACTTAACACCTGTTAAAATTTTACCAAAACCAATAATAACAAGCCAGCCTAAATTAGTAAGATATATTGAAGAACCAAAAACACCAGAACAGAGATCTCAAGTTATAGATAAGCTtatagagaaaattttcaaagaaaatacaaATGAAATTGATGTATTCTTTAAGAGTATGGCAGCtagtgttaaaaaattacaaccaAATTTAATACCTAAGGTTAAGATGGAAGTGTGCAATGTGATAGCTAAGTATGAAATGCaaagttttgaaaaaaatgtgcAGAACAATTGA